In the Commensalibacter melissae genome, AGGGGATATCTTTCGTCAAAAAGATTTGGCAGATACCTTGCAAACTATTTCAAAGCATGGGGAAGATGTTTTCTATCATGGTTCAATTGCAAAAAAAATAGTTAATGCCAGTAAAAAGCATGGTGGAATATTGTCCTTGAAAGATTTTGAAAATTATCATCCACGAATGATGCTGCCATTAACCTGTTCTTATCGAGGTTATCATATTGATACAGCCCCGCCTCCAAGTGGAGGGGGAATAGCTTTGTGCGAAATGTTAAATATTTTATCCGGTTATGATTTACATAAAATGGGTCTTCAGACAGTTCCTGCGGTGGAAAGACAGGTTGAAGCAATGCGTCGGGCCTATTCAGATCGGAGAGATTTGGGGGATCCAGAATTTGTTGATAATCCTGTAAAACACCTGAATGATCCCGATTATGCAGAAAAAATACGCAAAAGCCTGACCTTTAAAAAAGCGGTTAATTCCTCTGATTTGGTTCCAGGAAAGGTTACCGAGGCAACATCGTTGAATAAGAAGGAAAGAAAAGCATTATTATCACATGAAAGAAATGAAACGACGCATTTTTCTGTTATTGACAAGGATGGCATGGCGGTTTCATTAACCTATACGCTTAATGGCTGGTATGGAGCGAGGGTTGTTGCTGGCAATACCGGTATAATTATGAATGACGAAATGGATGATTTCTCCACGGTGCCAGGTGAAGCAAATATGTATGGAATAATCGGGGGTAAGGCTAATGAAATTGCCCCGGGGAAAACGCCCTTATCTTCAATGACACCAACAATAGTTTCCAAAGACAATAAGGTCTTTATGGTTATAGGCAGCCCTGGGGGGTCAAGAATTCCCACTATTATTCTTTCTGTGATAACAGGTGTCATTGATTACAAAATGAATATTCAGCAGGCGATTAATCTCCCCCGTATACATGAACAATGGCAGCCTCAGGGAATTCAGCTTGAACATAATGCGTTAAGCGGTCAAGTTCGTAAAATTTTAAAAAGAAAAAACTATCCCTTGGATCTTTACTCTACTTGGGGAATTGCCGAAGGGATTCTTGTTGAACATGATAAAAACGGAAAGACTGTTTATTATGGCGGGATGGATTATCGTCATGCTGGCGGGGGAGCGATAGGATATTAATTTTTGATTATACATATAAAAAATAATTTTTTTGAAAATCAAAAAAAATACTTGCCAATTTTTTTTAATTTGTAATAGAAAGAAACTGGAAAGCTTGGGTGGACGAACACCTTGTGAACTCGGTCAGGTCCGGAAGGAAGCAGCCATCACGAGTATCGTTTGGGTCATTCAAGCTTTCCTTGGATTTAAGACAAATAAATTAGAATCT is a window encoding:
- the ggt gene encoding gamma-glutamyltransferase, giving the protein MKSVIKEIRQKKYKYSLGILLLSSGCFSGAVYAQVGNGVDALAFGEVAQETMSSEPVVASKGMVVSASNLAAKIGSEVLKNGGNAADAAVAVAYAMAVTYPAAGNLGGGGFLTLRSPNGQAYFIDFREKAPKAATSKMFVDSNGKKIPNASILGWKAVAIPGTVAGMEMLRKRWGSKSRAELMAPAIKLAQNGYILTQEDIDLMATSLSDFAKDRNAAKIFLKSDGNPWKKGDIFRQKDLADTLQTISKHGEDVFYHGSIAKKIVNASKKHGGILSLKDFENYHPRMMLPLTCSYRGYHIDTAPPPSGGGIALCEMLNILSGYDLHKMGLQTVPAVERQVEAMRRAYSDRRDLGDPEFVDNPVKHLNDPDYAEKIRKSLTFKKAVNSSDLVPGKVTEATSLNKKERKALLSHERNETTHFSVIDKDGMAVSLTYTLNGWYGARVVAGNTGIIMNDEMDDFSTVPGEANMYGIIGGKANEIAPGKTPLSSMTPTIVSKDNKVFMVIGSPGGSRIPTIILSVITGVIDYKMNIQQAINLPRIHEQWQPQGIQLEHNALSGQVRKILKRKNYPLDLYSTWGIAEGILVEHDKNGKTVYYGGMDYRHAGGGAIGY